One region of Betaproteobacteria bacterium genomic DNA includes:
- the aceK gene encoding bifunctional isocitrate dehydrogenase kinase/phosphatase — MKISVGLYGTNAHQIALAMIQGFNKHYTLFRQTSREAKTRFEHGDWLGVHKAVKERIRFYDDRVDECVERLRHEFDAQSIDDTTWQQVKLLYIGLLLNHKQPELAETFFNSVTTKILHRNYFHNDFIFVRPSISTENIEGDDTQTYRSYYAKEDGLRGAIGKIIADFNWHRPFADLPRDVDYVYEAVCRYLNGMPTREVNFQIQVLGSAFYRNKAAYIIGKAINGASEYPFAIPVLHDEDGKLFLDTILLDAWRIGLLFSLSRAYFMVDMEVPSGYVQFLRSILPNKPRSELYIMLGLGKQGKTMFFRDFIYHLHHSEDKFIMAPGIRGLVMLVFTLPSYPYVFKIIKDVFGASKNMDRATVKRKFMMVKQVDRVGRMADTLEFSNVLFPLNRFDDEVLQELQTLAPSCFEIDGEQLIIKHLYIERRMEPLNIHLDRMERSNNIDGLEHAIKEYGSAIREMAQANIFPGDMLWKNFGVTRFGRVVFYDYDEIEYMTDCSFRRIPPAPDFETEMSGEIWYAVGKNDVFPEEFSTFLLASPILRKIFHKHHADLLSPKFWQDSQQKIRDGHVEDFFPYPQELRFCNTPLVTD, encoded by the coding sequence ATGAAAATATCTGTAGGCCTTTACGGCACCAACGCGCATCAGATCGCCCTGGCCATGATTCAGGGCTTCAACAAGCACTACACGCTGTTTCGTCAAACCAGCCGCGAAGCCAAAACACGTTTTGAACATGGCGATTGGCTGGGCGTACACAAGGCGGTAAAGGAACGCATCCGCTTCTACGATGATCGGGTCGATGAATGCGTTGAACGTCTGCGCCATGAATTCGATGCCCAGAGTATTGATGATACGACCTGGCAGCAGGTCAAGCTGCTCTACATCGGTCTGCTACTCAACCACAAACAGCCGGAACTGGCCGAGACCTTCTTCAACTCGGTGACGACCAAGATCCTGCACCGCAACTATTTTCACAACGATTTCATTTTTGTCCGCCCCAGCATCTCGACGGAAAACATCGAAGGTGACGATACCCAGACCTACCGCAGCTATTACGCCAAGGAAGACGGCCTGCGCGGCGCCATCGGCAAGATCATTGCGGATTTCAACTGGCATCGGCCATTTGCCGACCTTCCCCGCGATGTCGACTATGTTTATGAGGCCGTCTGCCGCTACTTGAATGGGATGCCGACCCGCGAGGTCAATTTCCAGATCCAGGTACTAGGCTCGGCGTTTTACCGCAACAAGGCGGCTTACATCATCGGCAAGGCAATCAACGGCGCCAGCGAATACCCGTTTGCCATTCCGGTGCTGCATGATGAAGACGGCAAACTGTTTCTCGACACCATCCTGCTTGATGCGTGGCGAATTGGTTTGTTGTTCTCGCTATCCCGCGCCTATTTCATGGTCGATATGGAAGTGCCGTCCGGCTATGTGCAGTTCCTGCGCTCCATCCTGCCCAACAAGCCGCGCTCGGAGCTCTACATCATGCTCGGCCTCGGCAAGCAGGGAAAAACGATGTTCTTCCGCGACTTCATTTATCACCTGCATCATTCGGAAGACAAATTCATCATGGCGCCCGGCATTCGCGGCCTGGTCATGCTGGTTTTCACACTGCCTTCCTACCCCTACGTTTTCAAGATCATCAAGGATGTCTTCGGCGCCTCGAAAAACATGGATCGCGCGACGGTCAAACGAAAATTCATGATGGTCAAGCAGGTCGACCGCGTTGGCCGCATGGCTGACACGCTGGAATTTTCCAATGTACTTTTCCCGCTCAATCGCTTTGACGACGAAGTCCTGCAAGAACTGCAAACCCTTGCACCATCCTGCTTCGAAATTGACGGCGAGCAGTTGATCATCAAGCACCTTTACATTGAGCGCCGAATGGAACCGCTCAACATCCATCTCGATCGCATGGAGCGCTCGAACAACATTGACGGGTTGGAACACGCCATCAAGGAATACGGTAGCGCCATTCGGGAAATGGCCCAGGCCAACATCTTCCCCGGCGACATGTTGTGGAAGAATTTTGGTGTTACCCGCTTTGGTCGCGTCGTCTTTTACGACTACGACGAAATCGAATACATGACCGATTGCAGCTTCCGGCGCATACCGCCAGCCCCCGACTTCGAGACCGAAATGTCCGGCGAAATCTGGTATGCCGTGGGCAAAAACGATGTTTTCCCCGAGGAATTCAGCACCTTTCTGCTGGCGTCACCCATCCTGCGCAAAATATTCCATAAGCACCATGCCGACCTGCTGTCCCCAAAATTCTGGCAAGATTCGCAACAGAAAATCCGAGATGGTCATGTCGAAGACTTTTTCCCCTACCCGCAGGAACTACGTTTCTGTAACACCCCACTTGTCACAGACTGA
- a CDS encoding NAD(P) transhydrogenase subunit alpha, whose translation MPLTIAVVRERAPGESRVALVPETAKKFAALGALLRMEQSAGIESHMLDSAYPEVTMVNGINEAYGAAQVVMRVTPPSVEEIAALPEGSILIGLLKPFEDKARLAALNARKITAFALELLPRISRAQSMDALSSQGACAGYQCGLIAAARCTKFFPMLTTAAGTIRPARVLVIGAGVAGLQAIATCKRLGAMVEAYDVRSAAREQIESLGAKFVDTGVHADGTGGYARDLTDEEKAQQTEKLAKAVALSDVVITTAAIPGKKAPIIITTDMIARMKYGAIIVDMAAESGGNCALTQPGEHVVANDVNIHGPLNLPSRMPTHASELYAKNLYNFLSPWIKDGELVIDWSDDVVAGTLLCKDGATVHATVKQVMGEA comes from the coding sequence ATGCCGCTAACCATCGCGGTTGTCAGAGAGCGCGCGCCGGGCGAAAGTCGGGTAGCGCTCGTTCCCGAGACTGCCAAAAAATTTGCCGCCCTCGGCGCACTGCTTCGCATGGAGCAAAGCGCCGGTATTGAAAGCCACATGCTGGATTCGGCTTACCCCGAAGTCACCATGGTCAATGGCATCAACGAAGCCTATGGCGCGGCCCAAGTTGTCATGCGGGTAACCCCGCCGAGCGTGGAAGAAATTGCCGCCCTGCCGGAAGGGTCGATCCTCATTGGGCTGCTGAAACCGTTCGAAGACAAAGCCCGTCTTGCCGCGCTCAACGCCCGCAAGATTACGGCCTTTGCCCTCGAACTGTTGCCGCGCATTTCGCGTGCCCAGAGCATGGATGCGCTGTCCAGCCAAGGCGCCTGCGCCGGCTACCAGTGCGGCCTGATCGCCGCTGCCCGCTGCACCAAGTTCTTCCCGATGCTGACCACGGCCGCGGGCACTATCCGTCCGGCCCGCGTTCTGGTCATTGGCGCGGGGGTTGCCGGCCTGCAAGCCATCGCCACCTGCAAACGCCTCGGCGCCATGGTCGAAGCCTATGACGTTCGCTCTGCCGCCCGTGAGCAAATCGAATCCCTGGGGGCAAAATTCGTCGATACCGGCGTTCATGCGGATGGCACCGGCGGATACGCCCGTGACCTGACCGACGAAGAAAAAGCCCAGCAAACCGAGAAACTCGCCAAGGCAGTCGCCCTGTCAGATGTCGTTATCACGACAGCCGCCATCCCCGGCAAGAAAGCCCCCATCATCATCACCACCGACATGATCGCCCGTATGAAATACGGCGCCATCATTGTCGACATGGCCGCCGAATCCGGCGGCAATTGCGCGCTGACTCAACCGGGCGAACATGTCGTCGCCAACGATGTCAACATTCACGGCCCGCTCAATCTGCCATCACGCATGCCGACCCATGCCTCGGAGCTGTACGCCAAGAACCTCTACAACTTCCTGTCACCATGGATCAAGGACGGCGAACTCGTCATCGACTGGAGCGACGACGTCGTCGCCGGCACCCTGCTGTGCAAGGACGGCGCCACCGTCCACGCCACTGTCAAACAAGTTATGGGAGAAGCCTGA
- a CDS encoding NAD(P) transhydrogenase subunit alpha encodes MDGLLALYIFMLAAFTGYEIIAKVPVILHTPLMSGSNFVHGVVVVGAMIMLGSADTPIQQAIGFFAVALGAANAAGGYVVTERMLAMFKKKEG; translated from the coding sequence ATGGACGGCCTGCTCGCTTTATATATCTTCATGCTCGCCGCCTTCACCGGCTACGAGATCATCGCCAAGGTGCCGGTCATCCTGCACACGCCACTGATGTCGGGTTCCAACTTCGTGCACGGCGTCGTCGTCGTGGGCGCCATGATCATGCTCGGGTCGGCTGATACGCCGATCCAGCAAGCCATCGGATTCTTCGCGGTTGCCCTCGGCGCAGCCAACGCCGCCGGCGGCTACGTCGTTACCGAGCGCATGCTTGCCATGTTCAAGAAGAAGGAGGGCTGA
- a CDS encoding NADP-dependent isocitrate dehydrogenase translates to MAGGKSKIIYTLTDEAPLLATCAFLPIVRTFTSPAGIEIEKADISVSARVLSEFSEFLKDDQKVPNTLGELGKRCLLPETNIIKLPNISASVAQLKACVKELQEKGYAIPDYPEAANTDEEKALKARFGKCLGSAVNPVLREGNSDRRAPMAVKNYARKRPHSMGEWKQWSQTHVSHMETGDFYHGEKSMTLDKAREVRMELIAKGGKTTVLKPKLSLLEGEIIDSMFMSKKALCDFYEAQLEDCREAGILFSLHVKATMMKVSHPIVFGHCVKIYYKDAFEKHAKTFAELGINVNNGMVDLYEKIKTLPESLRDEIIRDLHACQEHRPRLAMVDSAKGITNFHSPNDIIVDASMPAMIRQGGKMWGADGKQYDSKCVMPESTFARIYQEMINFVKWHGNFDPKTMGTVPNVGLMAQQAEEYGSHDKTFEVTEAGIANIVDNATGEVLLTQNVEAGDIWRMCQVKDAPIRDWVKLAVTRARQSNTPAIFWLDAYRPHENELIKKVVTYLKEHDTNGLDIQIMSQVRAMRFTLERVARGLDTISVTGNILRDYLTDLFPIMELGTSAKMLSIVPLMNGGGMYETGAGGSAPKHVQQLTQENHLRWDSLGEFLALAVSLEEQGIKDGNKSAILLAKTLDAATGKLLDNNKSPSPKTGELDNRGSQFYLAMYWAQELAAQKEDAELAAHFAKLAKSLTDNEAQIVAEMKSVQGRPVDIGGYYKADADKCKAIMRPSPTLNAALKAARI, encoded by the coding sequence ATGGCTGGTGGAAAGTCAAAAATCATTTACACGCTGACCGATGAAGCGCCGCTGTTGGCGACGTGCGCATTCCTGCCGATCGTCCGCACCTTTACTTCACCGGCCGGTATCGAGATCGAGAAGGCCGACATTTCTGTGTCGGCTCGTGTTCTCTCCGAGTTTTCCGAATTCCTCAAGGATGACCAGAAAGTACCGAATACCCTGGGCGAGTTGGGTAAACGCTGCCTGCTGCCAGAAACCAATATCATCAAACTGCCGAACATCAGCGCGTCGGTTGCTCAGTTGAAAGCCTGCGTCAAGGAACTGCAGGAAAAAGGCTACGCCATCCCCGATTATCCTGAAGCCGCCAACACCGACGAAGAGAAGGCGCTTAAAGCCCGCTTCGGCAAGTGTCTCGGTTCTGCCGTTAACCCGGTGCTGCGCGAAGGCAACTCCGATCGCCGCGCACCGATGGCCGTTAAGAATTACGCCCGTAAGCGTCCGCACTCCATGGGTGAATGGAAGCAGTGGTCACAAACCCATGTTTCCCATATGGAAACTGGTGACTTCTATCACGGCGAAAAGTCGATGACTCTCGACAAGGCCCGTGAAGTTCGTATGGAACTGATCGCCAAGGGTGGTAAAACCACCGTGCTGAAGCCGAAGCTCTCGCTGCTCGAAGGCGAAATCATCGACTCCATGTTCATGAGCAAGAAGGCGCTGTGCGACTTCTACGAAGCCCAGCTGGAAGACTGCCGCGAAGCCGGTATCCTTTTCTCGCTGCACGTCAAGGCAACGATGATGAAGGTCTCGCACCCGATCGTCTTCGGCCACTGCGTCAAGATCTACTATAAGGACGCTTTCGAGAAGCACGCCAAGACCTTCGCCGAGCTGGGCATCAACGTCAATAACGGTATGGTCGACCTCTACGAGAAGATCAAGACCCTGCCGGAATCCCTGCGTGACGAGATCATCCGCGATCTGCACGCCTGCCAGGAACATCGCCCGCGTCTGGCCATGGTTGACTCGGCCAAGGGCATCACCAACTTCCATTCACCGAACGACATCATCGTTGACGCTTCCATGCCGGCCATGATTCGTCAGGGCGGCAAGATGTGGGGCGCTGACGGCAAGCAGTACGACAGCAAGTGCGTCATGCCGGAATCGACCTTTGCCCGCATCTACCAGGAGATGATCAACTTCGTCAAATGGCATGGCAACTTCGATCCGAAGACCATGGGCACTGTGCCGAACGTTGGCCTGATGGCCCAGCAGGCCGAGGAATACGGCTCACACGACAAGACTTTCGAAGTCACCGAAGCCGGCATCGCCAACATCGTCGATAACGCGACTGGCGAAGTGCTGCTGACGCAGAACGTCGAAGCCGGTGACATCTGGCGTATGTGCCAGGTCAAGGATGCGCCGATCCGCGACTGGGTCAAGCTGGCCGTCACCCGTGCCCGTCAGTCCAACACGCCAGCCATCTTCTGGCTGGATGCCTATCGCCCGCACGAGAACGAACTGATCAAGAAGGTCGTCACGTACCTCAAGGAGCACGACACCAACGGTCTCGACATCCAGATCATGTCCCAGGTTCGTGCCATGCGTTTCACGCTGGAACGTGTCGCCCGCGGCCTCGATACCATTTCGGTGACGGGCAACATCCTGCGCGACTACCTGACCGATCTGTTCCCGATCATGGAACTGGGCACCTCGGCCAAGATGCTCTCCATCGTTCCGCTGATGAACGGTGGCGGCATGTACGAAACCGGTGCCGGTGGTTCTGCTCCGAAGCACGTGCAGCAGCTGACGCAGGAAAACCACCTGCGCTGGGATTCGCTCGGCGAATTCCTGGCCCTTGCCGTTTCCCTGGAAGAGCAGGGCATCAAGGATGGCAACAAGAGCGCCATTCTGCTCGCCAAGACCCTCGATGCTGCCACTGGCAAACTGCTCGACAACAACAAGTCGCCGTCGCCGAAGACCGGTGAGCTGGACAACCGCGGTTCGCAGTTCTACCTCGCCATGTACTGGGCGCAAGAGTTGGCTGCGCAGAAGGAAGATGCCGAACTGGCAGCTCACTTCGCCAAGCTGGCCAAGAGCCTGACCGACAATGAAGCCCAGATCGTTGCCGAAATGAAGTCGGTGCAAGGCCGTCCGGTCGATATCGGTGGCTACTACAAGGCTGATGCGGACAAGTGCAAGGCGATCATGCGTCCGAGCCCGACGCTGAATGCAGCGCTGAAGGCTGCCCGCATCTAA
- a CDS encoding RNA methyltransferase, translating to MSIETITRKQAVQGYTGYSCIGLYNPKGPENVGSIMRAAGCYGVNSVFYTGKRYERAAEFRTDTKQVHLQLPLIGVDDLQQVIPFGCVPVAIEVHPDAKPLTEYQHPERAFYIFGPEDGSLKKNVTAWCKDIVYIPTHGCMNLAATVNVVLYDRMLKAGGYRAATSSAE from the coding sequence ATGAGCATCGAAACCATCACCAGAAAACAGGCCGTCCAGGGTTACACAGGCTATTCCTGCATCGGCCTCTACAACCCCAAAGGCCCGGAAAACGTCGGCTCCATCATGCGTGCCGCCGGCTGTTACGGCGTTAATTCAGTCTTCTACACCGGCAAACGTTACGAGCGCGCCGCCGAATTTCGCACCGACACCAAGCAGGTGCACCTGCAACTGCCGCTCATTGGCGTTGACGACCTGCAACAGGTCATCCCCTTCGGCTGCGTCCCGGTCGCCATTGAAGTGCACCCGGACGCCAAACCGCTGACCGAATACCAGCACCCGGAACGCGCCTTCTACATCTTCGGCCCGGAAGACGGCAGCCTGAAAAAGAACGTCACCGCATGGTGCAAGGACATCGTTTACATTCCCACCCACGGCTGCATGAACCTGGCGGCGACGGTCAATGTCGTACTCTACGACCGCATGCTCAAGGCGGGCGGGTATCGGGCGGCGACCAGTTCTGCCGAGTGA
- the icd gene encoding NADP-dependent isocitrate dehydrogenase: MTSHITVPQGGSKIVPGQATPDNPIIPFIEGDGIGIDITPVMIKVIDAAVAKAYGGARKIHWMEVFAGEKSTRIYGPDEWFPKETFDALKEYSVSIKGPMTTPVGGGIRSLNVALRQELDLYQCVRPVQYFKGVPSPLKHPELTNMVIFRENTEDIYAGVEWAADSEQAKKVIKFLQDEMGVKKIRFPLTSGIGIKPISIEGTTRLVRAALKYVIANDRKSLTIVHKGNIMKFTEGLFRDIAYKVAQEEFGAELIDGGPWCHFTNPNTGREVTVKDSIADAFLQQILLRPAEYDVIATTNLNGDYISDALAAQVGGIGIAPGANISDQYACFEATHGTAPKYAGLDKVNPGSLILSAEMMLRHLGWVEAANLVIKSMEAAIGDKQVTYDFARLMHGAEELSCSAFGDAMIARM; encoded by the coding sequence ATGACATCTCACATCACGGTTCCGCAAGGTGGTTCGAAAATCGTTCCGGGGCAGGCTACCCCGGACAATCCGATCATCCCCTTCATCGAAGGTGACGGGATCGGCATCGACATCACGCCGGTCATGATCAAGGTCATCGACGCTGCCGTGGCCAAGGCTTATGGTGGCGCCCGGAAAATCCACTGGATGGAAGTTTTTGCCGGCGAAAAATCCACCCGCATCTATGGGCCGGACGAGTGGTTTCCCAAGGAAACCTTCGATGCGCTGAAGGAATATTCGGTCTCCATCAAGGGGCCGATGACGACGCCGGTCGGCGGTGGCATCCGCTCGCTGAACGTGGCGCTGCGTCAGGAGCTTGACCTTTACCAGTGCGTCCGTCCTGTGCAGTATTTCAAGGGTGTACCGTCGCCGTTGAAGCATCCCGAGCTGACCAACATGGTCATCTTCCGCGAGAACACCGAGGACATCTACGCCGGCGTCGAGTGGGCCGCTGATTCGGAACAGGCCAAGAAGGTCATCAAGTTCCTGCAGGACGAAATGGGCGTCAAGAAGATCCGTTTTCCGCTGACCTCCGGCATCGGCATCAAGCCGATTTCCATCGAAGGCACGACCCGTCTGGTCCGTGCCGCGCTCAAGTACGTTATCGCCAACGACCGCAAGTCGCTGACCATCGTGCACAAGGGCAACATCATGAAATTCACCGAAGGCTTGTTCCGTGACATCGCCTACAAGGTGGCGCAGGAAGAGTTCGGCGCCGAGCTGATTGACGGCGGACCGTGGTGCCATTTCACCAACCCGAATACCGGCCGCGAAGTCACCGTCAAGGACTCCATTGCCGATGCCTTTCTGCAGCAGATTTTGCTGCGTCCGGCCGAGTACGACGTCATCGCCACCACCAACCTGAATGGTGACTACATCTCCGACGCGCTGGCGGCGCAGGTCGGCGGCATCGGTATTGCCCCGGGCGCCAATATCTCCGATCAATACGCCTGCTTTGAAGCGACCCACGGCACGGCGCCGAAATATGCCGGTCTGGACAAGGTCAATCCAGGGTCGCTGATACTGTCGGCTGAAATGATGTTGCGCCATCTGGGCTGGGTCGAAGCGGCCAATCTGGTCATCAAGTCCATGGAAGCCGCCATCGGCGACAAGCAGGTGACTTATGATTTTGCCCGTCTGATGCACGGGGCCGAGGAGCTGTCCTGCTCGGCATTCGGCGACGCCATGATCGCCCGCATGTAG
- a CDS encoding HD domain-containing protein encodes MNAFNKRTARRIGAVSLLLALLASPISWFVVRENVEQSTVSLAIEESQRLLGHFGAIALSGPGAATHADSAAKALAGGLFDIAEIYDGKGQRLAEAMTSNGLQVEGILLHHATPTYTSTRYESVKLPDQRWVLRVFVPLRLGGSPASEITGYFEGVRIVPEWQRQRMLGSSLAAALMAGLASLLCGLAIYPVVVRLSADNERKALEVLDSHISMMEALGRAIAKRDSETGAHNYRVAWIAGSIAEKFGFRGKKMQSLIVGSFLHDVGKIGIPDAILLKPGPLDSDELAIMQTHVQLGEEIVKGIGWLEGANKVVAGHHERWDGTGYPRRLKGEHIPLAARIFAVADVFDALCSRRPYKEPLNFETVMDILDRETGSHFDPDVMTAFRPMARDIYEHLADCSEEAASKMLEDRVRKHYGL; translated from the coding sequence ATGAATGCGTTCAACAAGCGTACAGCCAGGCGAATCGGCGCCGTCAGCCTGCTGCTGGCGCTTCTGGCCAGCCCGATATCCTGGTTTGTCGTTCGTGAAAACGTTGAACAGAGCACCGTTTCGCTGGCGATTGAAGAGTCGCAACGGCTATTGGGCCATTTCGGCGCCATTGCGCTGAGCGGACCGGGCGCAGCAACCCATGCCGACAGCGCCGCCAAAGCGCTGGCCGGCGGCTTGTTCGACATTGCCGAAATCTACGATGGTAAGGGGCAACGCCTGGCCGAGGCGATGACGTCGAACGGCCTGCAGGTTGAAGGCATTCTGCTTCACCATGCCACGCCGACCTACACCTCGACTCGCTACGAAAGCGTCAAGCTGCCCGACCAGCGCTGGGTGCTGCGCGTTTTCGTTCCGCTGCGCCTGGGGGGTTCGCCAGCGTCAGAGATCACCGGCTATTTCGAGGGCGTCCGTATCGTCCCCGAGTGGCAGCGCCAGCGGATGCTCGGCAGCTCGCTGGCTGCAGCCCTGATGGCCGGGTTGGCCTCCTTGCTTTGCGGGCTGGCGATCTATCCGGTGGTGGTTCGGCTGTCAGCCGATAACGAGCGGAAAGCCCTGGAGGTACTCGACTCGCATATTTCGATGATGGAAGCACTCGGCCGCGCCATCGCCAAACGCGATTCCGAAACCGGCGCCCACAACTACCGGGTCGCCTGGATCGCCGGTTCCATCGCCGAAAAGTTCGGCTTTCGCGGCAAGAAGATGCAATCGCTGATCGTCGGTAGTTTTCTGCACGATGTCGGGAAAATTGGCATACCCGACGCCATTCTCCTCAAGCCGGGTCCGCTCGATAGCGATGAACTGGCCATCATGCAAACACACGTCCAGCTCGGCGAGGAAATCGTCAAAGGAATCGGCTGGCTGGAAGGTGCCAACAAAGTCGTCGCCGGTCATCATGAGCGGTGGGACGGCACCGGCTATCCGCGACGCCTCAAGGGCGAGCACATTCCCCTGGCCGCCCGCATCTTTGCCGTGGCCGACGTCTTTGACGCACTCTGCTCGCGCCGCCCGTACAAGGAGCCCTTGAATTTCGAGACCGTCATGGACATTCTCGACAGGGAAACCGGCAGCCATTTCGATCCGGACGTGATGACGGCGTTTCGGCCCATGGCACGGGATATTTATGAGCATCTGGCCGATTGCAGCGAAGAAGCCGCCAGCAAAATGCTCGAAGATCGCGTCCGCAAGCACTACGGGTTGTGA
- a CDS encoding Txe/YoeB family addiction module toxin, translating into MPSRITWTLAAWEDYQYWQGQDRKTLKRVNAVIRDCLRDPFVGIGKPEPLKENLSGFWSRRIDDANRLVYCVDGGDLVIIACRYHYDN; encoded by the coding sequence ATGCCTAGCCGGATCACCTGGACGCTCGCCGCCTGGGAGGACTACCAATACTGGCAAGGACAGGACCGCAAGACGCTGAAGCGGGTCAACGCTGTGATCCGTGATTGTCTGCGCGACCCCTTCGTTGGCATCGGCAAGCCCGAACCGCTCAAAGAAAATCTGTCCGGCTTCTGGTCTCGCCGCATCGACGATGCCAATCGCCTTGTATATTGCGTGGATGGGGGCGATCTGGTGATCATTGCTTGCCGATATCACTATGACAACTAG
- a CDS encoding type II toxin-antitoxin system prevent-host-death family antitoxin: MRVVNFSDARNSLKAIIDQVSDDADYTVITRRDASDAVVMSLDTFNSLMETVHLLKSPANAAHLARSIEQYRKGKTKAQDLMDA; encoded by the coding sequence ATGCGCGTTGTCAATTTCTCCGATGCCCGCAACAGTCTCAAAGCCATCATCGACCAGGTTAGCGACGATGCCGACTATACGGTGATCACCCGGCGCGACGCCTCCGATGCCGTCGTGATGTCGCTCGACACCTTCAACAGCCTCATGGAGACCGTCCATCTGCTCAAGTCGCCGGCTAACGCAGCTCACTTGGCGCGTTCCATCGAGCAATACCGCAAGGGCAAAACCAAGGCGCAGGATTTGATGGATGCCTAG
- a CDS encoding NAD(P)(+) transhydrogenase (Re/Si-specific) subunit beta, protein MTMPLYVQGAWFIGAALFIFGLKGMSSPASARKGIVIAGYGMLIAIAGTFLVPGLKNIALMVAALGIGGAAAWISGKKVKMTDMPQMVAIYNGMGGGAAAAIAAIEFAKGDAHSMATTVLAVIGALIGAVSFTGSCVAWAKLQGVLKKAHRLPAQNAVNVLLALFAVGLGGAMLVLAPAQPELIFGFFAVALILGLIVTLPIGGADMPVVISLFNAFTGLAVGFEGYVLGNPALIIAGIVVGAAGTLLTQLMAKAMNRPISNILFTPMVATGAGEAISGTMKELGALDAAAMMHYASKVIIVPGYGMAVAHAQHKVWEMTSILEESGVEVKFAIHPVAGRMPGHMNVLLAEAGVPYDKIFDLEEINGEFGQADVALIIGANDVVNPSARTDKSSPIYGMPILNADMAQNVIVIKRGKGTGYSGVENALFYTDNCRMLYGDAQPMAGEIIQHLKAMG, encoded by the coding sequence ATGACGATGCCACTTTACGTCCAGGGTGCCTGGTTCATCGGCGCTGCATTGTTCATCTTCGGTCTGAAGGGCATGAGCTCACCGGCCAGTGCTCGCAAGGGCATCGTCATCGCCGGCTACGGCATGCTGATTGCCATCGCCGGCACCTTCCTGGTCCCGGGTCTCAAGAACATCGCGCTGATGGTTGCTGCACTCGGCATCGGTGGCGCTGCTGCCTGGATCTCCGGCAAAAAGGTCAAGATGACCGACATGCCACAGATGGTTGCCATCTACAACGGCATGGGCGGCGGTGCGGCTGCAGCCATTGCCGCCATCGAGTTTGCGAAGGGTGATGCCCATAGTATGGCAACCACGGTACTGGCCGTCATCGGTGCGCTGATCGGGGCAGTCTCCTTCACCGGATCCTGCGTTGCCTGGGCCAAGCTACAGGGAGTGCTCAAGAAAGCGCATCGCCTGCCGGCCCAGAATGCAGTCAATGTCTTGTTGGCGCTGTTCGCCGTTGGCCTGGGTGGTGCCATGCTGGTCCTCGCCCCGGCCCAACCGGAACTGATTTTCGGCTTCTTTGCCGTCGCCCTGATCCTTGGCCTGATCGTCACCCTGCCCATCGGCGGGGCCGACATGCCGGTGGTAATCTCGCTGTTCAATGCCTTTACTGGTCTGGCTGTGGGCTTCGAAGGCTATGTGCTGGGCAACCCGGCGCTGATTATCGCCGGCATTGTTGTCGGTGCAGCCGGCACCTTGCTGACACAGCTGATGGCGAAGGCGATGAATCGGCCGATCTCAAACATTCTGTTCACACCCATGGTGGCGACGGGGGCTGGCGAAGCGATCAGCGGCACAATGAAGGAACTGGGCGCTCTTGATGCAGCTGCCATGATGCATTATGCCAGCAAGGTCATCATCGTGCCGGGTTACGGCATGGCCGTGGCGCACGCTCAGCACAAAGTATGGGAAATGACCTCCATCCTTGAAGAGTCTGGCGTCGAGGTGAAATTCGCCATTCACCCAGTAGCCGGCCGCATGCCCGGCCACATGAACGTGTTGCTGGCCGAAGCTGGCGTACCTTATGACAAGATTTTCGATCTTGAGGAAATCAACGGCGAGTTTGGCCAGGCCGACGTGGCACTGATCATCGGTGCCAACGACGTGGTCAATCCGAGTGCGCGCACCGACAAGTCCAGCCCGATTTACGGTATGCCCATCCTTAATGCCGACATGGCCCAGAACGTCATCGTAATCAAGCGCGGCAAGGGCACGGGATACTCCGGCGTGGAGAATGCGCTGTTCTATACTGACAACTGCCGTATGCTCTATGGTGACGCCCAGCCGATGGCCGGGGAGATCATTCAGCATCTTAAAGCAATGGGGTGA